One region of Grus americana isolate bGruAme1 chromosome 20, bGruAme1.mat, whole genome shotgun sequence genomic DNA includes:
- the PDCL gene encoding phosducin-like protein — protein MTTLDDKLLGEKLQYYYSSSEGEDEDSEKEDKEGESTIPESVGEVELSSDGSAVNTGPKGVINDWRRFKQLETEQRQEQRREMERLIKKLSMTCRSHLDEESDKQKQKELQEKINGKMTLQEYNMIHNDEDDEEFLQRYRKQRMEEMRQQLYSGQQFKQVFEITSGEAFLDTVDKEHKSTLIMIHIYEDDIPGTESLNGCMICLAAEYPTVKFCRVKSSLIGASTRFTNNALPALLIYKAGELIGNFVRITDQLGEDFFAVDLEAFLQECGLLPEKDLVLLTSIHNPSACYSEDSDLEID, from the exons ATGACTACTTTGGATGATAAACTGCTTGGTGAGAAGCTCCAGTATTATTACAGCAGTAGTGAGGGTGAGGATGAAGACAGTgagaaagaagataaagaagGAGAGAGCACCATTCCTGAAAGTGTCGGGGAAGTAGAGCTTAGCAGCGATGGCAGTGCAGTCAACACAG GTCCCAAAGGAGTCATTAATGACTGGCGAAGGTTTAAACAACTGGAAACCGAGCAGCGGCAAGAGCAGCGCAGAGAAATGGAACGACTCATTAAAAAGTTATCTATGACGTGTAGATCTCACTTGGATGAAGAGTCTGataagcagaagcagaaagagcttcaggaaaaaatcaATGGAAAG ATGACGTTACAAGAATATAACATGATTCACAACgatgaagatgatgaggaaTTTTTGCAGCGATACAGGAAGCAGCGAATGGAGGAGATGAGACAGCAGTTGTACAGTGGGCAGCAATTTAAACAGGTTTTTGAGATTACCAGTGGTGAAGCGTTTTTGGACACAGTTGATAAAGAGCATAAGAGCACATTGATCATGATCCATATTTATGAAGATGATATCCCCGGCACCGAATCCCTGAATGGCTGTATGATCTGCCTGGCTGCTGAGTATCCAACAGTTAAATTTTGCAGAGTGAAGAGCTCGCTCATTGGTGCTAGCACTCGCTTTACAAATAACGCTCTGCCAGCTTTGCTGATCTATAAGGCAGGGGAGCTCATTGGCAATTTTGTGCGAATCACTGACCAGCTTGGAGAAGATTTTTTTGCTGTAGACCTGGAGGCTTTTCTGCAGGAATGTGGTTTGTTGCCAGAAAAAGACCTAGTGCTCCTGACTTCTATACATAATCCATCTGCGTGTTACAGTGAAGACAGTGATCTGGAAATAGACTGA